A region of the Thalassoroseus pseudoceratinae genome:
CGCGAAGGTATGCGGTCGCCGTTTCAAGTTCATCCGTGCGTGGCTGTCGTGAGAATGCCGACTGATACAACTGACGAACGATTTCTTCGTCCGTCAATTCGGATTTGGCTAACTCGGCAGCTCGTCCACTGGAAGTTGTGAGTTTCGACTTGATCTCGGAAGAATTGATCAAGTGCAGACTTTGAGCCAAGCTCGACGACTGCACTCGCTCGCACTCGCAGACACTCAGATTCTCTGGGCGACCGAACACGTCTAAGAATTTCGAGGCTTTATTGTAGCTGTTATCAGGCAGTGCGACGGCTCGTGTGCCGGGGGGTAAATTCGCAAAGGATGTGGTGGCACCGGTGAGATCGTTGATCGAATCCAACAGCACCTCGGCTTCCAAACGTCGTGGGTAGAATCGTGAATAGTTTTGACGATCAACCAAGTTGAATTCGTTTGGTGAGGCGCTGAGTTGGTACGCGTTCGATTGGGTGATTACCCGTACGAGTTCTTTCAGGTCGAAGCCACTTTCGACGAAGTGCTTTTCAAGAGCGGCGAGCAATTCGGGATTGGTTGGCGGGTTGGTGTCACGGATGTCGTCTTCAGGCTCAATGAGGCCGCGAGTGAAGAAGTGCTTCCAATACCGGTTGACTAATGCCTTGGCGAAGAAGGGATTTTCTGGTTGGCTCATCCAGTTGGCGAGTCGAAGTCGCGGGTCTTCATCAGGCGGGATTGTTCCGACGTCATCCCCCAAAGCCACGGGGGGAAGCATCTCGCCGGTCTTGACGTTCTTCGCGGTCGCTTTGCCGCGTTTGTGAAAGATAAGGTCTTCGCCACGAATGGCCGTCGGTTTGCGACCGACTTGGCTGAAGAACGCTTGCAAACTGTAGTAATCGTCTTGGCTCCACCGTTCAAACGGGTGGTGATGACACTGTGCACATTGAAGCCGTACACCAAGAAACAACTGCGAGACATCTTCAAGCTGCTGCTTCGGGTCTTTGACTCGTTTGTACCAGGCAACCGGTGGATTGGCGATCACGGTGCCCGTGGCAGCCAAGAGTTCCCGGACGATCTGATCATATGGGGCATTTGCAAGGAGACTGTCCCGAATCCAGGCGTGGAACGCGAAGTTCGATGTGATATCGCTGGCGTCATCCCGACGATTCTTCAGCAACGCCGTCCATTTATTCGCAAAGTAATCCGCATACCCGGGGCTTTTGAGGAGTCGATCGACGACTTGATCACGTTTGTTCGCGTCCTCGCTTGCCAAGAACGATTCGGTTTCCTCGGCAGTTGGGAGACGCCCTGCGATGTCCAATGAAACGCGTCGCAAGAAGGTGGCATCGTCGCAAACCGATGACGGGGGAATCCCGATTTCCTTCAAATTCGCGAAGACGAATTCGTCGACGAAGTTCTTGACAGGTGGAAAACTCTCATCGGGAACAGGAGCGCCTAACGGCACCGCAGCGGTGAAGACAGCCACTTGGCCTTGGTATCGCACCATGATCGCCACTTTGCCGGGCAAGTCGTGTACCTGCACAAGACCGGTTTCCGAGACGTCTGCCAACGCATCGGAATTCGATTCAAACAGGGCCCAATCAGTGACATCGCGGGTACTGCCATCGGAGTACTTCGCGAATGCCTTTAACTGCACATTCTGACCACGTTCGATAACACCACGTTCCGGCTCGACAGAAACCGATTCCAATACGGCTTCCTCGGATTTCCCGAACGGCATTCCTTGTTCGATCCAACTAATCAAACGGTCGTAGCCGGGGGAGTTCGTTTGCAATCGAACACCACCACCATGCGGCATGCGGCCGGTGGCTTTCTGTAGAATCAAACTCTGTGCGGGGTCTGCGGGAAAAATTCGCCGTCCGCGGGCTTCGCGGACGAGGCTGTCGTAATCTTCAGCCGGCTCAAATCCCAGCAGCGATAACTGAAACCCATTCTGACCGCCACCGGCTTTCGCGTGACAAACCCCCGTGTTGCAGCCCGCTTTGGTGAAGATGGGCATGACATCATTGACGAAACTCACCGCAGTGTCGTCTGCGCGAGTTATCGGTACGCACGCCGAAATCCAGACGCATGCAGACAGCAGCGAGAAGAATCGAGGAGTTGCCAACCATTCGTAACTCATGATTGGGCCCAATCGAAGTTTTCGATCCTCGAGGGATCGGTGGAAGGATATTAGGCGGGCACTTTGATATTCGTTGTGGTCACTTCCGAGAATCTATCAACCAGCAGATACGGAATTTCCCCGTTTCGCATTACGCCGAATCTCTCAAAAGTGTATTCACCGTAACAAATCAAAGGCTGTGGATGCAAGTGGCTGTTCAAAAAATATCTATGGCCTAGTGCATGGGGGCGTTCGTCACGCCAGGATTTCGTGAATCACATCACCCTCGACGTTCGTGAGCCGACGCTCGATTCCGTTGTACTGGAAGGTGAGTTTTTCGTGATCGAGACCGAGCAGGTGGAGAATGGTCGCGTTGAAATCGTACAGGGGACGCGGATTTTCAATGGCCTTGCGACCGAGATCGTCTGTGCGTCCGTGACGAACACCGGGGCGGACGCCGGCGCCCGTGAGCCAGCATGTGAAGCCGTCGGGATTGTGATCGCGGCCTTTCGCTCCTTTCTGGAACATCGGCATGCGACCGAATTCAGTGCACCACACGACGAGCGTGTCTTCTAGCAATCCCCGTTGGCGGAGGTCGCGAATCAGACCGGCAGCCGGTTGATCGAGCACGGCCGCGTGGACATCGTACTGCTCCTTGAGTTTACTGTGACCGTCCCAGTTCAATCGGCCACCACTGGCATAAGCCCCATTGAAAAGTTGCACGAACCGCACGCCTTTTTCGATCAAACGTCGCGCAAGAATGCAGTTGCGGGCAAAGGCAGCTTTGGTTTCGTTTTCGGTATCGTCCGCTCCGTAAAGTTTCAAAATGTGAGCCGGTTCGGACGACAGATCCGTCACCTCCGGCACGCTAAGTTGCATGCGAGCGGCTAATTCATAGCTGGCAATTCGGGCGGAAAGTTTGCTGTCCGAGGCATTTTCTTCCAGGTGTCGACGATTGAGTCGATCGAGAATGGCCCGTGTTGCTTTGTCGGCTTGGGGGGATACGCCGTTCGGTTTGAGATGGCGGATCGGTTCTTTCGAGGACATCGTTGTGCCCTGAAATGCCGCCGGGAGAAAACCGGGGCCCCAATTATTGGAACCGTTTTGTGGGACGCCACGCGGATCGGGGATCGCCACATAGGCAGGGAGATTCTGGTTTTCACTGCCCAGGGCGTAAGTCACCCACGATCCGAGACTCGGGAAGCCATCCAACACGAAACCCGTGGAAAGGAAATTTTCCGCCGGTCCGTGCGTGTTGCTTTTGCTGGTGAGCGAATGCACAAAAGCAATATCATCGGTGAGTTCCGCAAGATGCGGGATCATGTCCGAAACCATCATCCCGGTTTCGCCACGCGGTCGGAATCGGTACTGCGGTCGTGCCAAGTTTCCCGCCGGACCTTGAAACGTCACCGCTGGTCCATCGGCGAGTGGCTTGCCGTCTTGCTTGATCAGTTCCGGTTTGTAGTCCCACGTTTCCAGTTGGCTGACGGCTCCCGCACAGAAAATCACAATGACGTTCTTCGCCTTCGGAGCAAAATGAGCAGGTCGGGAATCGTAGGGGTGATCGGGATTGATCTGCAACGAATCCGAGGCCAACAAACCATCACGCCCTAGCAAATTCGCGAGCGCAATCGAACCCAATCCCGTGGCGGCGTTTCCCAGGAAACCACGGCGATCAAGGAACGCTCGGCCAGAAATTGGATTGGTGGGCATATTGGATTGGGACACGAAAACCTCAAGGGATAAACAAGAACTCGTTGGAATTGAACAACGCCCGACACAGCGTGTGCAACCCGTGTTGCTCGACGATGCCGCGAAGTTCCTGGGCCTCATCGGTGCTCGGTTCCCGACTAAGGGCCAATACATACGCCGCACGGATTTGCTCGGCAACATCGTCTGGATACGTCGCAACGACTCGCTTCGCAAACGCGTTGGATTGATCGATCACAAACCGACTATTGAGCAGATTGAGCGCTTGAATTGGTGTGGTCGAGTTTCGTCGTCTCGGGGCACTTTGACCACCATCCGGGCAATCGAAGGCTCCGAAGACGCGGTCGCGTTCTCGTCGAACACGATGGGCGTAGATCATTCGTCGCAGACCGTTCGGGGGAAACACTTCAACAGGCGTAAACCCCGTGAGTCCGCCACGTTTGTCGAACAGATTGAAGCCCGGACCACCCGCCTTGGAATTGAGTTGCCCGCTAATTTGCAAAATCGAGTCGCGGATGGATTCCCCATCGAGACGGCGAGTCGGGTATCGCCATAACAGACGCACGTCTGCGTCTTGAGCCAAACCTTCTGATCGGGACAAACTCGACTGCCGATAAGTCGCCGAAAGCACGATCCGACGGTGCAGAGTTTTGATCGACCAGTCGGATTTGATGAAGTCCCGCGCGAGATAGTCGAGCAATTGCGGATGCGAGGGCGGTGTTCCGATCCGACCGAAATCGTTCGGCGTATCGACCAACCCGATACCAAAGTGTGATTGCCAAATTCGATTGACCATCACGCGGGCGGTCAACGGATTCGCGGGATCGACGATCCAATCCGCTAACGCACGACGTCGATCGTGCTCAGTGTCCGGTTGACCTGACGGCAGCGTTCCAAAGACATCGGGAATGTTGGCGGACACTGGCTCGAGCGGTTGCTCGGGGTCGCCACGACGCAGCAGGTGGATTTCATCCGGCTCGCGGAATCGACCGGCAAAGATTTTGAGCGAGTTGTTCTGCTGTCGAATGGCTGCTTCGTGTTGTGTCTTCTCTCGAATGATTCGGTTGGCGTGTTGCTTCTGACCGGCATCGAGAATTTGCAGGTTGAGTTGCCAACCCTTGTCGCTTGGATTATACGTCTGACGATCCCCCGAACTGGCGACCCGTTGCCATTCGCCGGAGGTAGTTGACACGAGGATTTCATAGTCCGTCGCGAGTCGATCTTTGTACTTTTTCGTGCGGTCTCTTCCCCATTGAATCCGTTCGATTTCGATTGGTTCGGGCAATGTGAATTCCAACCATCCTCCGCCGTTCTCGTTGGACATCCAACTCCTGGAGTTTCCATATTGGCCATCGTTCACAAATTCCAACTGATGCCGATTCGGTTGAGTGCGGCTGCCGGATGCTTGGACATCGGTTCCGAAACTCGTCAACGCGACATTCTCACCGGCAGTTGAAATGATCTCCAGTTCGTCAATGCATGGTTCAAGCCGGTTTGTTGCGTTGATCGTGAATCGAACTTTCTGAGTGACGACTGGCAGGAATCGGTCGATGTTCAATTCCGAGTTGATGCTTGGCCGTTTTGGTGTGTCGGTGGTTGGGGCGGACTGCACGTTCGCCAAGGGAGCGAGAGACTGTAGCTCACGATCGATTGCCTCAATCCGTTTTCGGTACTCGCGAATCTGCGTTCGTGCCCTGTTCGCTCGGGGCGTCTGAGCGTCACGGTCTTGGTACTCGACACCGGCGACGAACGCCTGCATCGCGTAGTATTCCTTCTGCGAGATCGGATCGAATTTGTGATCGTGACAGCGTGCGCAGCCGATGCTCATGCCCAGAAATGTTTGCCCGATGTTCGTCACGATCTCATCGAGAGAATCCTGGCGGGCAAGACGTTTCGATTCTTCATCCTTCCCAATCTGCCCCGGCAGCAAAACGGAGGCCGTCACCAGAAACCCTGTGGCGGCGTCTTGGCTGAGTCGGTCGCCTACCAATTGTTCTCTGATGAATTGATCGTAAGGTGTGTCACGGTTGAATGCGTCAATCACATAGTCCCGATACGGCCACGCATTTGGTCGTTCCGTGTTGACTTCGAACCCGTGTGTGTCGGCGTAGCGGACCACGTCCAACCAATGCTGCGCCCAACGTTCTCCATACTTCGGTGAGCCCAACAGCCGATTGACAACGGTTTCAAAGGCGTGTGGTTGGTCGTCCTGAAGGAATGCCGATAACTCCGCTGGTGTCGGGGGAAGACCAGTCAAGTCGTAAGTGACTCGACGCAACCATGCCGCTCGGTGGGCCGGTGGCGACGGTGCGAGTCCGGCGTGTTCCAAGCGGGCCAGGATGAAACGGTCAATTTCATCCCGCGGCCAGCTTTGCGTTTTGACACTCGGCGGTGTCGGATTGGAAATCGGTTTGAACGACCAGTGATCACGTTTGTCGATCGCTTCGGCGAGGTCAACTCCGTCTGGCCAATTGGCTCCGCTGTCGATCCATTTGGTGAGCGTGGCCACTTCGGTCGGGTTCAGTCCTTCGCCGTCGGGAGGCATGACGAGTTCGCCATCCTGGTCGCGGGTGAACTGAATGAGATAACTCGCCGCCGCTTTCCCTGGCACAATCGGTCTATCGTACAGATCACCACCAGCGAACGCCTCCGACTTGATATCCAACCGAAAACCGCTTTTTTGTTTCTCTCCCGCATGGCATGAGTAGCAATGCTTCTCGAAGATCGGACGCACATCCCGCACAAAGTCGATCTCCGCCGACATCGCGATTGTCGCTGTCGATAAGCAAGCGACGAGAACAACGAATTGGATGAAAAGCCGTGACATAATCGTGGTCAATTTCTATGGGTCGAGTTGTTCCAATTGGCGACGAACCAGGGCGGACTGCTTGGCATCGAGAATCTGCCAACATGCCAAACCATTGCCAACGAGGTCCCACTCATCGAATTGCCAGACGACTTGCTTGTCTTTCGTGATCTCGAAAATCTGCGGATTGTTCTCGCCCGCATGACAGTTCCCGACAGCGATATTCCCGTTCGGCAATTCTTGGAGACACGTCATCCACCCCAACGTGATGTCGGTCTGCGGGACCGTCTTCGATATCTCCCAGACGACTTTCTTCTCCGGCGAGACTTCCACGACACTGTTGCCGTTGCCCGAACAAATCATGGTGTTGCCATTGTCCAAGCGAATTGCACCGAACACGCGGGTGCCGATTTCGTACTCCCACACAATGTCACCGGCTTCGTCGTATTCCGTGACTGTGCCAGGATTCTCTGCACACACCAAATAGTGACCGTTTTTCAAGACTCGCATCAATCGTGTGTGTTTCCGTCCGCCGTCACCCAGTGGGATTTCCTTCACCAAGTTTCCATCGCGATCGACGTGGATGATTCGTCCCACACCGCTTTCGACAATCACCGTCTCGCCGTTTGCCAACCGATCAAACGCGTGCACATCCACCCGACGATCGCGATTGCCATTTGCATTGGCACTGTCGTATTCCCACACGATTTTTTTGCCGAGCGTGATCTCTTTGAGCTTCGTCCAAGAGTCGTGAAACAGAATGTTCCCATTCGGCAGTAGATGGACGTCGTGATGTCCCGCATGTCCGCGTTTCGGTCCGGCGGTCTTGTGCTTCCACAAAACGTTTCCGTCGATATCGCAAATAGCAAGCACGTTTTTCCCATAGGAAGCACCAACCAGGACCAACCGATCACTCGGTTCCGCCGCCAAACCAGCACTTGCCGTCAAAGACAGCAGCAGAGCCCAACACAGTGATATCTTCATCGAGCGAGACACTTTCGTGGACGAGGAAATGTGAACACAGAAGTTCGATCCGAAACGGATGTGCGAATTCGTGAGTACCGTTTTCGCACCATTGGCACGATTCATCAACCGTAGTGGCGGTTTGAATCAGTTTGCTGACTGGCATCATCTTAACCCATCAGGCTACACTGATCGTTGGCGAAATGAACACACATTGACCGCAATCGGAGAACCATTGGTATGAATTGTAGACTGTTCAAGTCTTTCCTTTTCTCGTGTTTTTTCGTGTTGTTCTTGGGGCAGTCGTCGCTGACGGTCGCGGCTGAAGAGAATAATTCTCGGCCGAACTTCATCCTCTGCATGGCAGATGATCAAGGATGGGGCGACGTGGCCTACAATGGGCATCCCGTGCTGCAAACGCCGGTGCTGGACGAAATGGCCCGAACCGGTTTGCGATTCGATAATTTCTACGCCGCCTGTCCCGTGTGTTCGCCAACGCGAGGAAGCGTGCTCACCGGGCGACATCCCAACCGTTTCGGTTGTTTTAGCTGGGGTCACACACTTCGGCCGCAAGAAATCACCATCGCCGAAGCACTGAAAGAAGCGGGGTACACGACCGGACATTTCGGCAAGTGGCATTTGGGATCGGTCCGAAAGAATAGTCCGGTCAATCCCGGTCAGAGTGGGTTCGACGAATGGGCCTCCAGCCCGAACTTCTACGAGAACAGTCCGCTCTTGAGCCACAACGGCGACGTCATCGAAACCGAGGGCGAGAGCTCGATGGTCACGATTGATCTCGCTTTGAATTTCATGAAGTCTGCGACGAAGAAGGATCAACCGTTCTTGGCCGTCATTTGGTTCGGCAATCCGCACACTCCGCATCAGGCACAGGATCATTTGAAGAAGCTGTACCCCAAACAGAAACCGGCATTACAGAACTATTACGGCGAGGTCACCGGCATCGACCAGGCGATGGGGCACCTTCGCAAGCAACTTCGTTCCCTAAACATCGCCGACAACACGCTACTTTGGTACACCAGCGACAACGGTGGTCGGAAACCGGGATCGACGGGCGGTCTGCGTGGTCAAAAGGGGAGTGTCTGGGAAGGCGGTTTGAAGGTGCCCGCCATCATCGAGTGGCCAGCCGTCGTGAAGTCACCGCGTCAAATTGCGATGCGAGCCAACACCGTGGATATCTTTCCAACGCTGCTCGACATCGTGGACACAGATCTCGGTGAAATCGAAAAGCAAATTCCAGTCCTTGATGGTGTCAGCTTGCAACCGACAATTTCCGGAAACGAGCAATCGCGACCGGGCTTTGGGTTTTGGCAATATCCAACGCGGGGCAACGGACGGCGGAGTCGTGAAATGTTGGTCGACTACCGGAAGGAACTGCAAGCAGGGACCGCATTTGACGACCCGGAAAAACTCGACGCCGATGCTGGGAAGATCGAACCCATCGAACTCCCCGAGCGATTCCCCGGCCATGCTGCTTGGATTGAGGGCGATTTGAAGCTTCATCGAATTCCCACGAAAGGCAATCAGTTTCGTTACGAACTCTACGACCTCGCTAGCGACCCCAAAGAAACAACCGACATCCTTGGGGCTCAGGTCAACGCAGGCAAAGAGATGACAGGAAAATTGCACCGCTGGCAAACGTCAGTCATGCATAGTTTCAACGGTGAGGACTACCGAGACTGATATCTGCTGGATTTCAGTCTTTGCCGCTGAACCGCTTCCCCAAGTCGGGCTACTGTCACTGCGAATCGAACTTCACAATCAGGCGGAGAATCCCGTGAATCGACGGCAATTTCTATCAACCGCAGGTTCCGGCTTCGGTGCAGTCGCATTGGCGGCAATGCAGCCCAACGGTTTCGCTCCGACGGCGTTGGCGACCGAAGGAGAGCGAACCTGGTTCGATCCGCAACGGGCACGGGCAAAACGAATCATTTGGCTGTTCATGCATGGGGGACCGAGCCACGTCGATTTGTTCGACCCTAAACCCGAACTCAAACGACTCGCGGGGCAACCGGTTCCGGATAGTTTCGGGATGATCCGCAGTCGTCGAAAAGTCGCGCAGAACCCGTTGCTCGGTCCGATCAAACCGTTCCGACCCCGTGGAGAATCGGGAATCGAAATCAGCGATTTTCTGCCGAACATCGCCGAACACGCCGACGATTTATGCGTGATTCGCAGTATGCATGGCGACAGCGTGAACCACCCGCAGTCGGTGTACCAAATGAATACCGGCAGCATTCTCATGGGGCGTCCCAGCGTTGGGAGTTGGGTGTCCTACGGGCTCGGTTCCGATAACGAAGACTTGCCGGCGTTCGTTGTGCTGCCTGATCCGAAAGGCGG
Encoded here:
- a CDS encoding DUF1501 domain-containing protein, whose translation is MPTNPISGRAFLDRRGFLGNAATGLGSIALANLLGRDGLLASDSLQINPDHPYDSRPAHFAPKAKNVIVIFCAGAVSQLETWDYKPELIKQDGKPLADGPAVTFQGPAGNLARPQYRFRPRGETGMMVSDMIPHLAELTDDIAFVHSLTSKSNTHGPAENFLSTGFVLDGFPSLGSWVTYALGSENQNLPAYVAIPDPRGVPQNGSNNWGPGFLPAAFQGTTMSSKEPIRHLKPNGVSPQADKATRAILDRLNRRHLEENASDSKLSARIASYELAARMQLSVPEVTDLSSEPAHILKLYGADDTENETKAAFARNCILARRLIEKGVRFVQLFNGAYASGGRLNWDGHSKLKEQYDVHAAVLDQPAAGLIRDLRQRGLLEDTLVVWCTEFGRMPMFQKGAKGRDHNPDGFTCWLTGAGVRPGVRHGRTDDLGRKAIENPRPLYDFNATILHLLGLDHEKLTFQYNGIERRLTNVEGDVIHEILA
- a CDS encoding DUF1553 domain-containing protein — protein: MSRLFIQFVVLVACLSTATIAMSAEIDFVRDVRPIFEKHCYSCHAGEKQKSGFRLDIKSEAFAGGDLYDRPIVPGKAAASYLIQFTRDQDGELVMPPDGEGLNPTEVATLTKWIDSGANWPDGVDLAEAIDKRDHWSFKPISNPTPPSVKTQSWPRDEIDRFILARLEHAGLAPSPPAHRAAWLRRVTYDLTGLPPTPAELSAFLQDDQPHAFETVVNRLLGSPKYGERWAQHWLDVVRYADTHGFEVNTERPNAWPYRDYVIDAFNRDTPYDQFIREQLVGDRLSQDAATGFLVTASVLLPGQIGKDEESKRLARQDSLDEIVTNIGQTFLGMSIGCARCHDHKFDPISQKEYYAMQAFVAGVEYQDRDAQTPRANRARTQIREYRKRIEAIDRELQSLAPLANVQSAPTTDTPKRPSINSELNIDRFLPVVTQKVRFTINATNRLEPCIDELEIISTAGENVALTSFGTDVQASGSRTQPNRHQLEFVNDGQYGNSRSWMSNENGGGWLEFTLPEPIEIERIQWGRDRTKKYKDRLATDYEILVSTTSGEWQRVASSGDRQTYNPSDKGWQLNLQILDAGQKQHANRIIREKTQHEAAIRQQNNSLKIFAGRFREPDEIHLLRRGDPEQPLEPVSANIPDVFGTLPSGQPDTEHDRRRALADWIVDPANPLTARVMVNRIWQSHFGIGLVDTPNDFGRIGTPPSHPQLLDYLARDFIKSDWSIKTLHRRIVLSATYRQSSLSRSEGLAQDADVRLLWRYPTRRLDGESIRDSILQISGQLNSKAGGPGFNLFDKRGGLTGFTPVEVFPPNGLRRMIYAHRVRRERDRVFGAFDCPDGGQSAPRRRNSTTPIQALNLLNSRFVIDQSNAFAKRVVATYPDDVAEQIRAAYVLALSREPSTDEAQELRGIVEQHGLHTLCRALFNSNEFLFIP
- a CDS encoding PQQ-binding-like beta-propeller repeat protein — protein: MKISLCWALLLSLTASAGLAAEPSDRLVLVGASYGKNVLAICDIDGNVLWKHKTAGPKRGHAGHHDVHLLPNGNILFHDSWTKLKEITLGKKIVWEYDSANANGNRDRRVDVHAFDRLANGETVIVESGVGRIIHVDRDGNLVKEIPLGDGGRKHTRLMRVLKNGHYLVCAENPGTVTEYDEAGDIVWEYEIGTRVFGAIRLDNGNTMICSGNGNSVVEVSPEKKVVWEISKTVPQTDITLGWMTCLQELPNGNIAVGNCHAGENNPQIFEITKDKQVVWQFDEWDLVGNGLACWQILDAKQSALVRRQLEQLDP
- a CDS encoding DUF1549 and DUF1553 domain-containing protein, with translation MSYEWLATPRFFSLLSACVWISACVPITRADDTAVSFVNDVMPIFTKAGCNTGVCHAKAGGGQNGFQLSLLGFEPAEDYDSLVREARGRRIFPADPAQSLILQKATGRMPHGGGVRLQTNSPGYDRLISWIEQGMPFGKSEEAVLESVSVEPERGVIERGQNVQLKAFAKYSDGSTRDVTDWALFESNSDALADVSETGLVQVHDLPGKVAIMVRYQGQVAVFTAAVPLGAPVPDESFPPVKNFVDEFVFANLKEIGIPPSSVCDDATFLRRVSLDIAGRLPTAEETESFLASEDANKRDQVVDRLLKSPGYADYFANKWTALLKNRRDDASDITSNFAFHAWIRDSLLANAPYDQIVRELLAATGTVIANPPVAWYKRVKDPKQQLEDVSQLFLGVRLQCAQCHHHPFERWSQDDYYSLQAFFSQVGRKPTAIRGEDLIFHKRGKATAKNVKTGEMLPPVALGDDVGTIPPDEDPRLRLANWMSQPENPFFAKALVNRYWKHFFTRGLIEPEDDIRDTNPPTNPELLAALEKHFVESGFDLKELVRVITQSNAYQLSASPNEFNLVDRQNYSRFYPRRLEAEVLLDSINDLTGATTSFANLPPGTRAVALPDNSYNKASKFLDVFGRPENLSVCECERVQSSSLAQSLHLINSSEIKSKLTTSSGRAAELAKSELTDEEIVRQLYQSAFSRQPRTDELETATAYLREPLIDAKGQPLNENAAFRQNLQDLIWALMNTKEFLFNH
- a CDS encoding sulfatase-like hydrolase/transferase, producing the protein MNCRLFKSFLFSCFFVLFLGQSSLTVAAEENNSRPNFILCMADDQGWGDVAYNGHPVLQTPVLDEMARTGLRFDNFYAACPVCSPTRGSVLTGRHPNRFGCFSWGHTLRPQEITIAEALKEAGYTTGHFGKWHLGSVRKNSPVNPGQSGFDEWASSPNFYENSPLLSHNGDVIETEGESSMVTIDLALNFMKSATKKDQPFLAVIWFGNPHTPHQAQDHLKKLYPKQKPALQNYYGEVTGIDQAMGHLRKQLRSLNIADNTLLWYTSDNGGRKPGSTGGLRGQKGSVWEGGLKVPAIIEWPAVVKSPRQIAMRANTVDIFPTLLDIVDTDLGEIEKQIPVLDGVSLQPTISGNEQSRPGFGFWQYPTRGNGRRSREMLVDYRKELQAGTAFDDPEKLDADAGKIEPIELPERFPGHAAWIEGDLKLHRIPTKGNQFRYELYDLASDPKETTDILGAQVNAGKEMTGKLHRWQTSVMHSFNGEDYRD